A genomic segment from Candidatus Lernaella stagnicola encodes:
- the ccsA gene encoding cytochrome c biogenesis protein CcsA produces MGALLREIISGLSSGKAYPTSAALFDLAFLVFVVATVGYLVYVATRREAAWKTGFGFGLLAALALTLALMFRWIAAGWAHPPFTNLYESLVFFVWGIIVVYLFVEWRYQVKIAGAFVVPLACLAMGLASLSPNKGIEPLVPALQSVWLHLHVAVASIGYAAFLTAFVFAALFLLKDRVRLNWFIAVAAGFAIFAALAATRGQVLFGVFPMTKIVSHGAEWMPVPLEGGTPGQYEQINLPVAGIFLLFSLLPFLFALLATIPALLTNEQRAQERLPLIGLATAWVLLTGVLVGIPVLVSGRFDTHMAANPYSYAMLVSAWLFALLVLLFCWRYEELLAALPDAKTLDRLGYNSIMVGFPLMTLVIVTGAIWANKAWGRPWGWDPKETASLVTWIIYLLYLHTRLTAGWSGRRSNLVAIVGFLSVVFTYLGVNLLLSGLHAYATG; encoded by the coding sequence ATGGGCGCGTTACTTCGCGAGATCATCTCGGGTTTAAGCAGCGGCAAGGCGTATCCCACAAGCGCAGCCCTTTTCGATCTGGCGTTTCTGGTGTTCGTCGTTGCGACGGTCGGCTACCTCGTGTACGTCGCCACACGGCGCGAGGCCGCTTGGAAAACAGGCTTTGGTTTCGGCTTGCTGGCGGCGTTGGCTCTGACTCTCGCGTTGATGTTTCGCTGGATCGCCGCGGGCTGGGCTCACCCGCCGTTCACCAATCTTTATGAATCACTCGTATTCTTTGTGTGGGGCATCATTGTCGTATATCTCTTTGTAGAGTGGCGTTACCAGGTGAAGATCGCGGGGGCGTTTGTCGTGCCGCTGGCGTGTTTGGCGATGGGGCTGGCGAGCCTTTCGCCCAACAAGGGAATCGAACCGCTGGTACCGGCGCTGCAATCGGTGTGGCTGCACTTGCACGTCGCGGTGGCCAGCATCGGCTACGCGGCCTTTTTGACGGCCTTTGTATTCGCCGCGCTCTTTTTGCTCAAAGATAGGGTTCGACTGAACTGGTTTATCGCGGTCGCGGCGGGTTTCGCGATATTCGCGGCCTTAGCGGCAACCCGGGGACAAGTGCTGTTCGGCGTTTTCCCCATGACCAAGATCGTGTCGCACGGCGCCGAATGGATGCCGGTTCCCTTGGAAGGCGGCACGCCCGGCCAATACGAGCAGATCAACCTGCCGGTTGCGGGCATCTTTCTGCTGTTCTCCTTGTTACCCTTTTTGTTTGCGTTATTGGCCACGATCCCGGCCTTGCTCACCAACGAGCAGCGCGCGCAGGAACGGTTGCCGCTGATCGGCCTGGCGACCGCTTGGGTCTTGCTCACCGGCGTGCTCGTGGGGATTCCGGTGCTGGTTTCCGGACGGTTCGACACGCACATGGCGGCGAATCCGTACTCTTACGCGATGCTGGTGTCGGCTTGGCTCTTCGCGTTACTGGTGCTCCTTTTTTGCTGGCGGTATGAAGAATTGCTGGCCGCTTTACCCGACGCCAAAACCCTTGATCGCCTGGGTTACAACTCGATCATGGTCGGCTTTCCGCTGATGACGTTGGTGATCGTGACCGGCGCCATCTGGGCCAATAAGGCCTGGGGCCGCCCATGGGGATGGGACCCCAAAGAGACCGCCAGCCTCGTGACGTGGATCATCTACCTGCTTTACTTGCACACCCGTTTGACCGCCGGGTGGTCCGGCCGGCGCAGCAACCTGGTCGCGATCGTCGGTTTTCTCTCGGTCGTTTTCACTTACCTGGGCGTCAATCTGCTATTGTCCGGATTGCATGCATACGCCACGGGGTAA
- the thiC gene encoding phosphomethylpyrimidine synthase ThiC, producing MATLLDQLNQGEMPESIHIIAEDEGIDAAVLAERVRAGRVVVPHNNRRTFRPMGIGEGLRTKINANIGTSPSHYDIAEENAKMGVAIEAGADSVMDLSTGGDLRAIRAALLDDCPVMMGSVPIYYLSAVLAQQKRDIVDFSVDELFDAIDEQCASGIDYITVHCGTTRRSLEALESSDRVMGIVSRGGSIIAAWMKKNDAENPLYEFYDRLLAICHTYDVTLSLGDSLRPGSVCDATDRGQIEELVVLGELARRARDAGVQAMIEGPGHVPLDQVVANVQIQKRLCDGAPFYVLGPLTTDIAPGYDHITAAIGGAVAAMAGADFLCYVTPAEHLTLPDIKDVRQGVIAAKIAAHSGDIAKGLPQALARDREMSRARNQLDWEGMFRHAIDPVVARARRMKSEDAQNEVCTMCGELCAIRTYRKSVDET from the coding sequence ATGGCGACATTGCTTGACCAGCTAAACCAAGGCGAGATGCCGGAGAGTATCCACATCATCGCCGAGGACGAAGGGATCGACGCGGCGGTACTAGCCGAGCGCGTTCGCGCCGGGCGCGTCGTGGTCCCCCACAACAATCGCCGCACGTTTCGCCCGATGGGTATCGGTGAAGGGCTGCGTACGAAGATCAATGCCAACATCGGTACGAGCCCGAGCCACTACGATATCGCGGAAGAGAACGCCAAGATGGGCGTGGCGATCGAGGCCGGGGCCGACTCGGTCATGGACCTGTCGACCGGCGGCGACCTGCGGGCCATTCGCGCGGCGTTGCTGGACGACTGCCCGGTGATGATGGGCAGCGTGCCGATCTACTACCTGTCGGCCGTCTTGGCGCAGCAGAAAAGGGACATCGTCGACTTCTCGGTCGACGAACTCTTCGACGCCATCGATGAGCAATGCGCGTCGGGCATCGACTACATCACCGTGCACTGCGGCACGACGCGGCGCTCGCTGGAAGCGCTTGAGTCGAGCGATCGGGTGATGGGAATTGTCAGCCGCGGGGGAAGCATCATCGCGGCGTGGATGAAAAAGAACGACGCGGAAAATCCGCTGTATGAGTTCTACGACAGGCTGCTCGCGATCTGTCACACCTACGACGTAACCCTGTCGCTGGGCGACTCGTTGCGTCCCGGCTCCGTCTGCGACGCCACCGACCGCGGCCAGATCGAGGAGTTGGTGGTGCTTGGCGAACTGGCGCGTCGCGCCCGCGACGCCGGCGTGCAGGCGATGATTGAAGGGCCGGGTCACGTGCCGCTTGATCAAGTCGTTGCGAACGTGCAGATCCAAAAGCGCTTGTGCGACGGCGCTCCCTTTTATGTGCTGGGGCCGCTCACAACCGACATCGCGCCGGGGTACGACCACATCACCGCAGCCATCGGCGGCGCCGTGGCGGCCATGGCCGGGGCTGATTTCCTCTGCTACGTCACGCCCGCGGAGCACCTGACCCTGCCCGACATCAAAGATGTGCGGCAAGGCGTAATCGCGGCTAAAATCGCGGCCCATTCCGGCGACATCGCCAAGGGGCTGCCGCAAGCCTTGGCTCGTGACCGTGAGATGAGCCGGGCGCGCAATCAACTCGATTGGGAGGGGATGTTCCGGCATGCCATCGACCCGGTTGTGGCACGGGCACGCCGGATGAAAAGCGAAGACGCCCAAAACGAAGTCTGTACGATGTGCGGCGAGTTATGCGCCATTCGCACGTACCGCAAATCGGTGGATGAAACATGA
- a CDS encoding SGNH/GDSL hydrolase family protein, with protein sequence MAFSPRRWRRRLVAVAFGIVLGFLVMDVAVRLGGYDWELIEQILYYQNADLLSQRMVDDPQLIYRLRPGQHHYRQTPHSQVGYTVTVNSLGARGAEIAAEKPPQVFRVVTLGGSNVYGLGLSDEDTWPAQLEQVLDRDYDGDFEVVNFGAPAYVPQQMVALGREALEKLDPDVILFGLSNLGPPPFVQGEPVAPYFRRDGELYEGLLSKDCPPPPRILPRGVLLTALRHSALARFFHARHLVEAECDWNGNYDLEERNIRLAREFFADSAARGVPVVVFLFPGYARNAFDYNRYTVDTSVPVLTLEAEDRGPEYRNIHPPKYVFTWYAQSIAAWLAGRGLLD encoded by the coding sequence ATGGCCTTCTCCCCCCGCCGCTGGCGACGACGTTTGGTGGCGGTCGCTTTCGGCATTGTCCTTGGATTCTTGGTGATGGACGTCGCGGTGCGGCTCGGCGGCTACGACTGGGAATTGATCGAGCAGATCCTCTACTACCAGAACGCCGATTTACTCAGCCAACGGATGGTGGACGACCCGCAACTGATCTATCGCCTCCGACCGGGGCAACACCATTACCGTCAGACGCCGCACAGCCAGGTCGGCTACACGGTCACCGTGAACTCGCTGGGCGCGCGGGGGGCGGAGATCGCCGCGGAGAAGCCGCCGCAAGTTTTTCGCGTCGTGACTTTGGGCGGCTCCAACGTGTACGGCCTCGGGCTGTCGGACGAGGATACCTGGCCCGCTCAACTCGAGCAGGTGCTCGATCGCGATTACGACGGCGACTTCGAGGTGGTCAATTTCGGCGCCCCGGCTTACGTGCCGCAGCAGATGGTCGCGCTTGGTCGTGAGGCGTTGGAGAAACTCGACCCCGATGTGATCCTTTTTGGGCTCAGTAACCTTGGCCCGCCGCCCTTTGTTCAAGGGGAACCGGTCGCGCCCTATTTTCGACGCGATGGCGAACTGTACGAAGGTCTTCTTAGCAAGGATTGCCCGCCGCCGCCACGAATCCTGCCGCGCGGCGTGCTTCTGACGGCGCTCCGCCATTCCGCGTTGGCCCGCTTCTTTCACGCCCGGCATTTGGTTGAAGCGGAGTGCGACTGGAACGGCAACTACGATCTGGAAGAGCGCAACATCCGCCTGGCCAGGGAATTCTTCGCCGACAGCGCGGCACGCGGCGTGCCGGTCGTCGTTTTTTTGTTCCCCGGTTATGCCCGCAACGCGTTCGACTACAACCGTTACACCGTGGACACGTCGGTGCCTGTGCTCACGCTGGAGGCGGAAGACCGCGGGCCGGAATACCGAAACATTCATCCGCCGAAATACGTTTTTACGTGGTATGCGCAAAGCATTGCGGCGTGGTTGGCCGGACGCGGGTTGCTCGATTAG
- a CDS encoding cytochrome c biogenesis protein ResB, whose product MSAEKKHNFGIIEDAVDWLASLSVTVYSLIALGVGTLIGTVFPQVGITIPAQVLTQKLEYPVWRILHLLGFTDVFHSFWFLFLVALLMLNLIACTWRYIKRVRRLLASGGEVLDESTERGAHSIVRIKTAAVDQKGITASLGSLGRVRSTAQGDQTHLFVDSRPWARYGIVVVHLSVLLILAGAMVKLMAAVEGHIMLPEGGSLSLFRSDDNDLLRLPFDIECRRFQVDFYEGSQRPKEFVSDLVVWKDGVEQMAKTIQVNDPLGIGGFRFFQATYGKERFPIIDITVGGAQRELPVVFGQIQSIPGTRDGFILNHSRNNEGTTELHIQVQSGGESFDGWLRQGGETVQLGEFGFAFRGVKEGYYTGLLVSADPSISFLWAGFSLFFIGLFWVMYFSHRRIWVRIGPRETVVAASSSRNREALARWLEAESATWKKG is encoded by the coding sequence ATGAGCGCAGAAAAGAAACACAATTTCGGGATTATCGAGGATGCGGTCGATTGGCTCGCCTCGCTGTCGGTGACGGTTTACAGCCTCATCGCTCTTGGCGTCGGTACATTAATCGGCACCGTATTCCCCCAAGTCGGCATCACGATCCCCGCGCAGGTGTTGACGCAGAAACTCGAATATCCGGTTTGGCGAATTCTGCACCTGCTGGGATTTACCGACGTTTTTCACAGCTTCTGGTTTCTCTTCCTCGTCGCCCTGCTGATGCTCAACCTGATCGCCTGCACGTGGCGTTACATCAAACGCGTGCGCCGGCTGTTGGCGAGCGGGGGCGAAGTGCTCGACGAAAGCACGGAGCGCGGCGCCCACAGTATCGTTCGGATCAAAACCGCGGCGGTCGACCAAAAGGGCATCACGGCGTCGCTGGGTTCTCTCGGCCGCGTGCGAAGCACGGCGCAAGGCGACCAAACCCATTTGTTTGTCGATAGCCGGCCCTGGGCGCGTTATGGAATCGTGGTGGTTCACCTGAGCGTTTTGCTGATTCTGGCCGGCGCAATGGTGAAGTTGATGGCCGCTGTGGAAGGGCACATCATGCTTCCCGAGGGCGGCAGTCTCAGTCTGTTCCGCTCCGACGACAACGACTTGCTGCGTCTGCCCTTCGACATCGAGTGCCGACGTTTCCAAGTGGATTTCTATGAAGGTTCCCAGCGGCCGAAGGAATTCGTGAGCGACCTTGTCGTCTGGAAGGACGGCGTCGAGCAGATGGCGAAGACGATACAAGTTAACGACCCGCTGGGGATTGGGGGTTTTCGTTTTTTCCAAGCCACTTACGGTAAAGAGCGCTTTCCGATCATCGACATCACTGTCGGCGGCGCCCAGCGGGAACTGCCTGTGGTGTTCGGGCAGATTCAATCGATTCCCGGTACGCGGGACGGTTTTATTCTCAACCACTCCCGCAACAACGAAGGGACGACCGAACTGCACATTCAAGTTCAGTCCGGCGGCGAAAGCTTCGACGGTTGGCTGCGGCAGGGTGGCGAGACCGTGCAGCTCGGTGAATTCGGCTTCGCGTTTCGGGGCGTGAAGGAGGGCTATTACACGGGCTTGCTTGTCTCCGCCGACCCGAGCATCTCGTTTCTCTGGGCGGGTTTCAGTTTATTTTTCATCGGCCTGTTTTGGGTGATGTATTTTTCCCATCGCCGCATTTGGGTACGTATCGGTCCGCGGGAGACGGTTGTGGCGGCCTCGTCGTCGCGCAACCGCGAGGCCTTGGCAAGGTGGTTGGAAGCGGAATCCGCCACGTGGAAGAAGGGCTGA
- the yihA gene encoding ribosome biogenesis GTP-binding protein YihA/YsxC codes for MRIHEATFLTSAVDPGGYPPADRPEIAFAGRSNVGKSTLINALCGRKALAKVSQTPGKTRLINFFDIDERFYLVDLPGFGYAKVSKIERRKWAPMMGRYLESRDTICAVVLLVDLRRGLGDLDLQLLDYLDGLGRQVVLTFTKADKLKGNARRNQVQKVCREAGLTPDVAVITSGSRREGLEALWQRLEAYL; via the coding sequence ATGCGAATACACGAAGCGACCTTTTTGACCAGCGCCGTCGACCCGGGGGGATACCCGCCCGCCGACCGGCCGGAAATCGCTTTCGCCGGTCGCAGCAACGTCGGCAAAAGCACGCTGATCAATGCGCTCTGCGGCCGCAAGGCGTTGGCGAAAGTCAGCCAGACGCCGGGCAAGACGCGGCTGATTAACTTCTTCGACATCGACGAACGCTTCTACTTGGTCGACCTACCGGGCTTCGGCTACGCGAAGGTTTCCAAAATCGAACGACGCAAGTGGGCGCCGATGATGGGGCGCTATCTCGAATCGCGCGATACAATTTGCGCCGTCGTGTTGTTGGTCGATTTGCGGCGCGGTCTTGGTGACCTCGATCTACAATTGCTGGACTACCTCGACGGCCTGGGCCGCCAGGTCGTGTTGACCTTCACCAAAGCCGACAAGCTCAAAGGCAACGCACGTCGCAACCAAGTGCAGAAAGTCTGTCGCGAAGCCGGTCTCACGCCGGATGTCGCGGTCATCACATCGGGCTCCCGACGCGAGGGGCTCGAGGCGCTCTGGCAGCGGCTGGAAGCGTACCTGTAA
- a CDS encoding thioredoxin family protein: protein MRIRIRSHSLILLVLLATLFAVAPAAAEDDLKKPHVSAELIADVAAVKPGDTFRAGIKFTVDKDWHIYWSNPGEAGLPTKIAWQKYDALIFGPAQYPEPVLFGVGTPLSGYGYEKELLLYSNVTVSTEAGGALKLQAEPSWLVCKHICLPGKVSVSLELPVADATTPSSHRGLFDAVQKVVPVPVDTVPGLAVTSRFNVSAVTPGDEFTVMFVLNAPEGKQIAPRAKQKHPLFSPLKPVNYDVLKVQAEPHSTAPRTQLAVQVTVLTWPELDKAEKAGGTFQFVLLDGKKEQKIAVDFETALPFAAAGTPVEKIELPDLASTVATSGAAPFAAAPQRGLLLMLLFAFAGGIILNIMPCVLPVLSIKVLSVIQQSDMTHREIRNHGIAYTVGILGSFLALAIFVAILKGGGEAVGWGFQFQSPVFVSILAAVVFVFGLSMLDVFLINTPTSAAVQDATVKEGLRGSFFNGIFATVLATPCTAPFLGTAVGFAFTQPIWVTFMIFMSVGLGLAFPFLLLAFVPAWTHFMPKPGDWMDTFKAVMAFLLMATVIWLLDVLGKQAGAAGMTRLLVYLGLLGFASWLYGRFGSILRERAVRLTVAVVAIAIALGGGATLLRFEPPAVAGQIAVAPDGIPWQRWSEDSVTNLVADGKTVFVDFTAAWCWTCKVNEKAVIESEEVKNTIKQLGIIPLKGDYTNRDPEITDFLKRHGKAGVPVYAVIGPKNGGKPVILPEVLTKDLLINALNSAAKG from the coding sequence ATGAGAATACGCATTCGCAGCCATAGCTTGATCTTACTCGTTCTGCTGGCGACCCTATTCGCCGTCGCGCCCGCGGCGGCTGAAGACGACCTGAAAAAACCTCACGTCTCGGCCGAACTAATCGCCGACGTCGCGGCGGTGAAGCCCGGCGACACCTTCCGCGCCGGCATCAAGTTCACTGTTGACAAGGATTGGCATATCTATTGGAGCAATCCGGGTGAGGCCGGTCTACCGACGAAGATCGCCTGGCAGAAATACGACGCCCTGATTTTCGGCCCGGCCCAATATCCTGAGCCCGTGCTGTTCGGCGTCGGCACGCCGCTTTCCGGTTATGGCTACGAGAAAGAACTCCTGCTTTACTCCAACGTAACTGTCTCCACCGAGGCCGGCGGAGCACTTAAGCTGCAGGCCGAACCGTCCTGGCTCGTGTGCAAACACATCTGTCTGCCGGGTAAAGTGTCGGTCTCTTTGGAATTGCCCGTCGCGGACGCGACAACGCCAAGCAGTCATCGCGGGCTTTTCGACGCCGTACAGAAAGTCGTACCCGTACCGGTCGACACGGTTCCCGGCCTGGCGGTCACTTCCCGTTTCAATGTCTCTGCCGTGACGCCCGGCGACGAGTTCACGGTGATGTTCGTCCTCAACGCTCCCGAAGGCAAACAGATCGCCCCGCGCGCCAAGCAAAAGCATCCTTTGTTTTCGCCGCTCAAACCGGTCAATTACGATGTCCTGAAGGTTCAAGCCGAACCGCACAGCACCGCGCCGCGCACGCAATTAGCCGTCCAGGTGACCGTGTTGACGTGGCCGGAACTTGATAAAGCGGAAAAGGCCGGCGGAACCTTCCAATTCGTCCTCCTCGACGGAAAAAAGGAGCAGAAGATCGCCGTCGATTTCGAAACCGCCCTGCCCTTTGCGGCCGCGGGAACGCCCGTAGAGAAAATCGAACTCCCCGACCTGGCGTCGACGGTGGCGACTTCCGGCGCGGCGCCCTTTGCCGCAGCGCCGCAACGAGGCTTGCTGTTAATGCTGCTGTTTGCCTTCGCGGGCGGCATCATCCTCAACATCATGCCGTGCGTGTTACCGGTGCTGTCGATCAAGGTGCTTTCGGTCATTCAACAGTCGGACATGACACACCGGGAAATCCGCAACCACGGCATCGCTTACACGGTGGGTATCCTCGGCAGCTTCCTCGCGCTGGCGATTTTCGTCGCCATTCTCAAAGGCGGCGGCGAAGCCGTGGGATGGGGATTCCAGTTCCAGTCGCCGGTGTTTGTTTCCATACTCGCGGCCGTGGTTTTCGTGTTCGGCCTCTCGATGCTCGACGTGTTCCTGATTAACACCCCGACCTCCGCCGCCGTCCAAGACGCCACGGTTAAAGAAGGCCTACGCGGCTCGTTTTTCAACGGCATTTTCGCCACGGTGTTGGCGACGCCGTGTACAGCGCCGTTTTTGGGAACGGCGGTCGGCTTCGCTTTCACGCAGCCGATTTGGGTGACCTTCATGATTTTCATGTCGGTAGGTCTGGGCTTGGCGTTCCCGTTTTTGCTCTTGGCTTTCGTTCCTGCCTGGACGCACTTCATGCCCAAGCCGGGCGACTGGATGGATACCTTCAAGGCCGTGATGGCTTTCTTGCTGATGGCCACGGTGATCTGGCTGCTAGACGTGCTCGGCAAACAGGCCGGCGCCGCCGGAATGACGCGCCTGCTCGTCTACCTCGGGTTGCTCGGTTTTGCCTCCTGGCTGTACGGCCGCTTCGGCAGCATCCTGCGCGAAAGAGCCGTCCGCCTCACCGTCGCCGTTGTCGCAATCGCCATTGCGCTGGGCGGCGGCGCGACTTTACTGCGTTTCGAGCCGCCGGCAGTCGCGGGACAAATCGCCGTCGCGCCGGACGGTATTCCCTGGCAGCGTTGGTCCGAGGATTCCGTGACGAACCTCGTCGCGGACGGCAAAACGGTATTCGTCGATTTCACCGCCGCGTGGTGCTGGACGTGCAAAGTCAACGAGAAGGCGGTCATTGAATCCGAGGAAGTGAAAAACACGATCAAACAACTCGGCATCATTCCGCTCAAGGGCGACTACACCAATCGGGACCCGGAAATCACCGATTTCCTCAAGCGTCACGGTAAGGCGGGCGTGCCGGTGTATGCGGTCATCGGGCCGAAAAACGGCGGAAAACCGGTTATCCTGCCTGAAGTCTTAACCAAGGACTTACTTATCAACGCCTTGAACAGCGCCGCGAAGGGCTGA
- the xseA gene encoding exodeoxyribonuclease VII large subunit: MTDQGRHVWTVGELAEAIKQQLQTTFPDVQVRGEVSGLATPGSGHMYFTFKDDQAAIRCIVYRHVRRYLRLEVEDGKEYLVRGKISSYGPRSEYQVLVDYLEPLGLGALHAAFLELQQKLAANGFFDQARKRPLPKLPERVGIVTSLHGAALRDMLRIIFGRRPGQQVVVSPTQVQGETAAQSIAHAIEILANFGDPDVIIVGRGGGSLEDLWCWNEEPVVRAVVDCPVPVISGVGHEVDVSLCDLAADVRAATPTHAAEIAVPDAVELQVKIDALWERARRAVVGDITVRRHQAEKIGQRLRQEAVPTALLGRRLDDLLALLMDVTQDRLIANGHRLALLERRLTGASPRNQLFQRRARLEGLAARLGASFVANVERHTQERRRCRDRNRQLAHRARQAMQNRLRSDRQQLVGWRSRLVSVSPLAVLERGYAIVTDTNGSVLKEAAGTATGAELGVRLHRGRLRVSVTDSED; this comes from the coding sequence GTGACCGACCAAGGCCGCCACGTCTGGACCGTCGGCGAACTAGCCGAGGCCATCAAGCAGCAATTGCAGACCACCTTTCCCGACGTGCAGGTGCGCGGCGAAGTCAGCGGCCTGGCAACCCCCGGCAGCGGCCACATGTACTTCACGTTCAAAGACGACCAGGCGGCCATCCGGTGCATCGTATACCGCCACGTGCGCCGCTACCTGCGACTCGAGGTGGAAGACGGCAAGGAATACCTCGTGCGCGGTAAGATCAGCAGCTATGGGCCGCGCAGCGAATACCAGGTGTTGGTCGATTACCTCGAACCACTGGGCCTGGGCGCGCTGCACGCCGCATTTTTGGAACTCCAGCAAAAGCTCGCCGCCAACGGATTCTTCGACCAGGCCCGAAAGCGCCCGCTGCCGAAACTCCCGGAACGCGTGGGCATCGTCACAAGCCTGCACGGCGCGGCGTTGCGCGACATGTTGCGCATCATTTTCGGCAGGCGACCGGGTCAGCAAGTCGTCGTCTCGCCAACCCAAGTGCAGGGTGAAACCGCGGCGCAATCCATCGCCCACGCGATCGAGATCCTCGCCAATTTCGGCGATCCCGACGTAATCATCGTCGGCCGCGGCGGCGGCAGCCTGGAAGACCTTTGGTGCTGGAACGAGGAACCGGTGGTGCGGGCCGTGGTTGATTGCCCGGTGCCGGTTATTTCGGGTGTCGGCCATGAGGTGGACGTCTCGCTTTGCGACCTGGCCGCCGACGTGCGCGCCGCCACGCCAACCCACGCCGCCGAAATCGCCGTTCCCGACGCCGTCGAATTGCAGGTAAAGATCGACGCCTTGTGGGAGCGCGCTCGACGCGCCGTGGTGGGTGATATTACGGTACGGCGTCATCAAGCTGAAAAAATCGGTCAACGACTGCGGCAGGAAGCGGTGCCGACCGCTCTGCTCGGCCGGCGGCTGGACGACCTGCTCGCGCTACTGATGGACGTAACCCAAGACCGGCTGATCGCCAACGGGCACCGCCTCGCCCTGCTCGAACGGCGACTGACCGGCGCTTCTCCACGCAACCAACTATTTCAGCGCCGGGCGCGACTGGAAGGCCTGGCCGCCCGTTTGGGCGCCTCCTTCGTCGCCAACGTGGAACGCCACACGCAAGAACGTCGACGTTGCCGCGACCGCAATCGCCAACTGGCCCATCGCGCGCGTCAAGCGATGCAAAACCGGCTGCGAAGCGACCGCCAGCAGCTTGTCGGGTGGCGCTCCCGCCTGGTTTCGGTGAGCCCCCTGGCGGTACTCGAACGCGGCTACGCCATCGTCACGGACACGAATGGCAGCGTTCTCAAAGAGGCCGCCGGAACTGCGACCGGCGCGGAATTGGGAGTCCGTCTGCACCGCGGCCGCCTTCGCGTCTCGGTCACCGACTCCGAAGATTGA
- a CDS encoding HesA/MoeB/ThiF family protein: MTAGKGRYHAQELLPFWGSGGQERLAKSAVLIAGCGGLGGHAATLLARAGVGHMRLVDHDTPELSNLHRQVLFFEQDVRDGTAKAVAAADVVRRANSDIVVDARVEEINAQSLENLLDGIDLVVDATDNFPTRFALNEACVRRNVPWIYGGAVGTSGSVMVIVPRDGPCLRCVYPQDPDESAIPHSSRNGIIGTLPAIVAAQQATEALRLLLGEPVDCSVMRLFDIWEKRYETLALKRQPACPVCGG; the protein is encoded by the coding sequence ATGACCGCAGGCAAAGGACGATATCACGCACAGGAATTGCTGCCCTTCTGGGGTTCCGGCGGTCAGGAGCGCCTCGCGAAATCGGCAGTGCTGATCGCCGGGTGCGGCGGGTTGGGCGGCCACGCGGCGACCTTGTTGGCGCGGGCCGGCGTGGGCCATATGCGATTGGTCGACCACGACACGCCGGAACTGAGCAACCTCCACCGGCAGGTTCTCTTTTTCGAGCAGGACGTGCGCGACGGCACGGCGAAGGCGGTTGCGGCGGCCGACGTGGTGCGTCGGGCTAATTCCGACATCGTCGTCGATGCGCGGGTCGAGGAAATCAACGCGCAAAGCTTGGAGAACCTGCTGGACGGCATCGATCTGGTCGTCGACGCCACCGACAACTTCCCCACCCGCTTCGCCCTCAATGAGGCTTGCGTGCGGCGCAACGTGCCCTGGATTTACGGCGGCGCGGTGGGCACCTCCGGCAGCGTCATGGTGATCGTGCCGCGTGACGGCCCCTGTCTGCGCTGCGTTTACCCGCAGGACCCAGACGAGTCCGCAATTCCGCACAGCAGCCGAAACGGCATTATCGGCACCCTGCCCGCCATCGTCGCGGCTCAGCAGGCCACGGAGGCGCTGCGCCTCCTGCTTGGGGAACCGGTCGACTGCAGTGTCATGCGCCTGTTTGATATTTGGGAAAAACGTTACGAAACGCTCGCCCTCAAACGACAGCCTGCCTGCCCGGTGTGCGGCGGCTAA
- a CDS encoding TlpA disulfide reductase family protein, with translation MKHVLIFIALAALLVAGGSTLAVSAGPGLPFISSSQATYRVLGQDGDQKLHTNIGKPTLVVFWAAWCIPCLHEIPHLNHLHATWETDGLRILAMSIDEGSDATIAHTAKKFEMIYPVARPSAQLVRDFGVEAIPATFLYAPDGSLAQKWLGPVSAKEIETYLNKWITRPAAAKSGP, from the coding sequence ATGAAACACGTTTTGATTTTCATCGCGCTGGCCGCCCTGCTCGTTGCCGGCGGATCGACGCTTGCTGTGAGCGCCGGGCCGGGGCTGCCGTTTATCAGTTCGTCCCAGGCGACCTACCGGGTTCTTGGTCAGGACGGCGACCAGAAACTGCACACCAACATCGGCAAGCCCACGTTGGTCGTGTTTTGGGCGGCGTGGTGCATCCCGTGCCTCCACGAGATACCGCACCTCAACCACCTGCACGCCACCTGGGAAACGGACGGGCTACGGATTTTGGCGATGAGCATCGACGAAGGAAGCGATGCCACGATCGCGCATACGGCGAAGAAATTCGAGATGATTTATCCCGTGGCGCGGCCGTCGGCGCAGTTGGTGCGCGACTTCGGCGTCGAGGCGATTCCCGCGACCTTCCTGTATGCCCCCGACGGCTCGTTGGCGCAGAAATGGCTGGGGCCCGTTTCGGCCAAAGAGATTGAAACCTACTTGAACAAATGGATTACCCGCCCCGCCGCGGCAAAAAGCGGACCGTGA